In Pyrus communis chromosome 8, drPyrComm1.1, whole genome shotgun sequence, one genomic interval encodes:
- the LOC137742745 gene encoding large ribosomal subunit protein uL29, with protein MARIKVHELRHKTKADLLAQLKDLKAELALLRVAKVTGGAPNKLSKIKVVRLSIAQVLTVMSQKQKAALREVYRNKKLLPLDLRPKKTRAIRRRLTKHQASLKTEREKKKEMYYPLRKYAIKA; from the exons ATGG cGAGGATTAAGGTCCATGAGCTTAGGCACAAAACCAAGGCAGATCTATTGGCTCAGCTGAAGGATCTGAAAGCAGAGCTCGCTCTTCTCCGGGTCGCCAAGGTCACCGGTGGAGCCCCCAACAAACTCTCCAAAAT CAAGGTGGTGAGGCTTTCGATCGCTCAGGTGTTGACGGTGATGTCCCAGAAGCAAAAGGCGGCTCTTAGAGAAGTCTACAGGAACAAGAAGCTCCTTCCCCTCGATTTGCGTCCCAAGAAGACCAGGGCCATCAGGAGGCGTCTCACCAAGCACCAG gcATCTTTGAAGACAGAAagggagaagaaaaaggagatgTACTACCCATTGAGAAAGTACGCAATCAAGGCATGA